The DNA segment AACGACTGATCGAGCTTGCCGCCAGGTACCGCTTGCCCGCAGTCTACGAATTCAAGAACTACGTCGAGGACGGCGGGCTCATGTCCTACGGCCCGAGCATCAACGAGATGTTCGGGCGTATGGCGAGCTACGTCGATCGGATCCTCAAGGGCGCCAAGCCTGGCGACCTGCCGATCGAGCGCCCCACGACCTTCGAGCTCGTCGTCAACCTCAAGACGGCGAAGGCCCTTGGACTGACGATCCCCCAGTCGGTGCTGGTGCGGGCGGATGAGGTGATCCAGTAACGACGCACACGGCGGCCACGAGCTCGAGCGCGTCTCCGGCTTCACGTCGGCGGGTGACATGCGGGCCAGCATCTCCATGAACGCCGGCGGCGCGTTCGGGTAGAATCGCGAGGAGGAGCCGCCCACCTATGCGAGTCAAGACCGAGCGGGACTATTACGCGATCCTCGGCGTCGCCGACACGGCGACCGAGGAGGAGATCAAGCGCGCGTACCGCCGGCTCGCCCTCCGCTATCATCCCGACCGCAATCGCGGCGACAAGCGCGCCGAGGACCGCTTCAAGGAGATCAGCGAAGCCTACGCGGTCCTCATGGACCCCGGGCGGCGCCGGGAGTACGACGGCCTGAGACAATCCCGGGCCCAGGGAGACCGGGCGAAGGGCCCCGGCTGGCGCGAGGAGGACCTGTTCCGCGACCTCTTTACCGATCCGCGCACCGCCTCGGTGTTCGACGAGCTGGCTCGGGAGTGGACGCGGATGGGGCTCCGTTTCAACGAGGCCTTCCTCCGCGACGTCTTCTTCCGGGGGCAGGGCGTGATCGTCATCGGCCCCTC comes from the Candidatus Methylomirabilota bacterium genome and includes:
- a CDS encoding ABC transporter substrate binding protein, with the translated sequence RLIELAARYRLPAVYEFKNYVEDGGLMSYGPSINEMFGRMASYVDRILKGAKPGDLPIERPTTFELVVNLKTAKALGLTIPQSVLVRADEVIQ
- a CDS encoding DnaJ domain-containing protein; translated protein: MRVKTERDYYAILGVADTATEEEIKRAYRRLALRYHPDRNRGDKRAEDRFKEISEAYAVLMDPGRRREYDGLRQSRAQGDRAKGPGWREEDLFRDLFTDPRTASVFDELAREWTRMGLRFNEAFLRDVFFRGQGVIVIGPSGIRWIGTFGPRAPAERVPETAHGSTGGDAVASSPGFLGWLWERVKETVGRPLTVLRQALALPAGGVRRGDLRYEIALPREDLGHGGRYRLTVQRAGRTEELLVRIPAGIREGTRLRLRGKGELGPAGTPGDLFLHVRVKA